The stretch of DNA GGGATGACTCATTTTATAGGCTCAAAATAATTGTCTATTTCGTGTCCATTGTCTGAAAATAAAAATATTTTTGTTTTTACAATTGCTAGAACTATGTTATATTTCATGTAAGGGCTTACAAAAAGTGTGAAAGGAGGCTCACATAATGAAACGATGTACATGGTCGGCAATTCCATCACTTGTCAAAGAAGGTGATGTGATCGGTCTCGCTGCACTGACTGTATCCAATTTACCTGCTGGGCTACTCGCCTCGTTAATCGAACATCATGATCGTACGCAACACCCCAAACACCTGACGATGATGATGGCCAATGATATTAGTAGCCTTGGTTTGGCAGCAGAATTAGATGATTTCGTAGCGCGACAAATGGTTGACCGGGTCATTATGAGTATTATGACCGCTTCACCTCGTACAGCCCAAGCGATTAAAAATAATGAATTGGAAGCTTACTTTCTACCACAGGGGGTTATCGCCACACATTATCGTCAAACGAATGGGATTACACCAGGTGTGATTACAAAAATTGGACTGAATACGCATATTGACCCGCGTTACAAAGGCGGACGTGTCAATGACAAGACGACCACATCACTCGTCTCTTTTCTCAATATTGACGGTGAGGACTTTCTGCATTATCGCTTACCACCTGTAGATGTCGCATTCCTTCGAGGGACTTACGCGGATGAACAAGGCAATATTTACATAGATGAAGAAGCACATCTTGGTGAAAGTTATAGTTTAGCATTGAACGCAAAAGCAAATGGGGGAACGGTGATCGTACAAGTGAAGGCTGTCGTTGATAATGGTCAACGAAGTCCGAATGAGGTGTACATTCCAGGAGCATTAGTGGATTACGTATACATCGTAGAAAATCAAGCGCACCATCGTCAAGTCGTTCAAACGATGTATCAACCGGCTTTATCTGGACAGACACGCATCGAATCCATACCTGAACCGCCCCTCCCTTTCAACACGCGCAAAATCATTTTACGCCGTGCCGCTCAATTTTTAAGGGTCGGTGACACCATCAGCATTGGGTATGGGATTAACAATGAATTGACGAACCTTCTGCATGAGGAACACGTCAATCACCTCGTTCAACCGGTGATGGACATTGGGATTTTTGGTGGTTTTATTGGTAGCCGTGAATACTTCGGTATGAATTATAACTCTGACGTCCGCATGCGTCACGAATTAACATGGGATTTTATTTATAACGGAGGTGTTTCTATCGCCTTGATGAGTTTTGCGGAAGTCGATCAACACGGCAACATCAACGTGTCATACTTCGGCGATCGGATGAATGGCTGTGGTGGCTTTATCGACATTAGTCAATCCGTTCAAAAACTGATTTTCACAGGCACACTGATTGCGGGTGCACGGCTCGATGTCGATCATCAACAACTGTCAGTCATTGAAGAAGGTCACACGAAAAAGTTTGTCGAAACCGTCCAAAATATTGATTTTAATGCTTCATACGCCAAATCATTGCATCAAGAAGTCTATTTCGTCACAGACCGTGCTGTTTTCGAACTTCAAGATGCAGGTCTCACACTGATAGAAGTTGCACCTGGGTTAGACATAGAACAAGATATCATTGCTCAAATGGACTTTACACCACAGATTTCACCCAAATTGAAGCAAATGGATTCTGCAATGTATCAAGTACATTGGGGACAATTACAACAGACGATTCAGTCAAACAGAATCGTATAAATAAGGGGGTAAAAAGAGATGAATTTCGATTGGATTAAAACACGTGCAGACTTTGATGTTGAAAAACCTGCTGTTATCGACCCT from Staphylococcus lutrae encodes:
- a CDS encoding CoA-transferase → MKRCTWSAIPSLVKEGDVIGLAALTVSNLPAGLLASLIEHHDRTQHPKHLTMMMANDISSLGLAAELDDFVARQMVDRVIMSIMTASPRTAQAIKNNELEAYFLPQGVIATHYRQTNGITPGVITKIGLNTHIDPRYKGGRVNDKTTTSLVSFLNIDGEDFLHYRLPPVDVAFLRGTYADEQGNIYIDEEAHLGESYSLALNAKANGGTVIVQVKAVVDNGQRSPNEVYIPGALVDYVYIVENQAHHRQVVQTMYQPALSGQTRIESIPEPPLPFNTRKIILRRAAQFLRVGDTISIGYGINNELTNLLHEEHVNHLVQPVMDIGIFGGFIGSREYFGMNYNSDVRMRHELTWDFIYNGGVSIALMSFAEVDQHGNINVSYFGDRMNGCGGFIDISQSVQKLIFTGTLIAGARLDVDHQQLSVIEEGHTKKFVETVQNIDFNASYAKSLHQEVYFVTDRAVFELQDAGLTLIEVAPGLDIEQDIIAQMDFTPQISPKLKQMDSAMYQVHWGQLQQTIQSNRIV